One region of Paenibacillus polymyxa M1 genomic DNA includes:
- a CDS encoding GNAT family N-acetyltransferase, producing the protein MNAKIIKCSRADLQTLQEISIETFNDTFKEQNSPENMQAYLERAFNSKQLEKELSNVSSEFFFVYFNGELAGFLKVNINDAQSEKMGDESLEVERIYIKNKFQKHGLGKYLLNKAMEIALGHNKKKVWLGVWEKNENAIAFYKKMGFVQTGAHSFYMGDEEQIDFIMTKSMIL; encoded by the coding sequence ATGAATGCGAAAATTATCAAATGCAGCCGTGCAGATTTACAAACACTCCAAGAAATAAGCATTGAAACATTCAACGATACTTTTAAAGAACAAAATTCACCTGAAAATATGCAAGCCTATCTGGAAAGAGCATTTAACTCGAAACAGTTAGAGAAGGAATTGTCCAATGTCTCTTCAGAATTCTTTTTCGTCTATTTTAATGGAGAACTTGCTGGATTTTTAAAAGTAAATATAAATGATGCTCAATCCGAAAAAATGGGTGATGAGTCACTCGAAGTTGAGAGGATTTATATCAAAAACAAATTTCAAAAACATGGGCTTGGTAAATATCTGTTAAATAAAGCTATGGAAATTGCACTGGGACATAATAAAAAGAAGGTCTGGCTCGGGGTATGGGAAAAAAATGAAAATGCCATTGCTTTTTATAAGAAAATGGGGTTTGTTCAAACGGGTGCACACTCTTTTTATATGGGGGATGAAGAACAAATTGATTTCATAATGACCAAATCAATGATACTATAA
- a CDS encoding YczE/YyaS/YitT family protein — protein MKYVFFVIGIFILSLGISFTIQSDLGTSPFDALLVGLSTNVGLTVGSWEIIMALILICCNSLLNRQRPEVLGLLTAFITGIGIDMWLFLLQDVLTPELWYSKVVCFGIGLIAVGLGTATYLQTNFAPIPVDRLTIIVQELTRTNLFFSRTFIYLIFLVIAFILNGPIGIGTLLTVGLGGLILNYFMPLTGKVLDRILTHSGTSPNHDKDKKHSI, from the coding sequence GTGAAATATGTTTTTTTTGTAATAGGTATTTTTATATTATCCCTTGGTATTTCTTTCACTATACAATCAGACCTTGGGACATCACCTTTTGATGCGCTTTTGGTAGGACTATCCACAAATGTGGGGCTTACTGTAGGAAGTTGGGAAATCATAATGGCTTTGATTTTGATCTGTTGTAATTCACTTTTAAATAGACAAAGACCAGAAGTTTTGGGGTTGTTAACAGCATTTATAACGGGGATTGGTATTGATATGTGGCTTTTTTTATTGCAGGATGTGTTAACGCCTGAACTATGGTACAGCAAAGTTGTTTGTTTTGGAATTGGTTTAATTGCTGTTGGATTAGGAACTGCAACATATTTACAGACAAACTTTGCGCCCATTCCAGTTGACCGATTAACAATAATCGTACAGGAATTAACTAGAACAAATCTATTTTTTTCAAGAACATTCATTTACCTCATATTCTTGGTCATAGCGTTCATTTTAAATGGACCCATTGGCATCGGAACTTTGTTAACTGTTGGTCTAGGGGGGCTAATACTCAATTATTTCATGCCCCTCACTGGAAAAGTATTAGATCGCATCTTAACACACTCTGGTACATCACCAAATCATGATAAAGACAAAAAGCATTCAATATAG
- a CDS encoding MarR family winged helix-turn-helix transcriptional regulator, which yields MKEVLREIGMIARALDSISNIEFKEYDLTKGQYLYLVRICENPGIIQEKLAEMIKVDRTTASRAIQKLVINGFIEKKEDQHNKKINKLFPTEKGNNVYPFIKREHDYSDNVALAGFSESEVNTIFNLLQRVRKNISDEWEFVKKGNKRIY from the coding sequence ATGAAGGAAGTACTTCGTGAAATTGGGATGATAGCCAGAGCATTAGATTCGATAAGTAATATTGAATTTAAAGAATATGACCTTACAAAAGGACAGTATTTATACCTTGTACGAATATGTGAAAACCCAGGAATCATTCAAGAAAAGTTAGCTGAGATGATAAAAGTAGATCGAACAACCGCATCTCGCGCTATCCAAAAACTTGTAATTAATGGGTTTATTGAAAAGAAAGAGGATCAGCATAACAAAAAAATTAATAAACTCTTTCCAACAGAAAAAGGGAACAATGTCTATCCTTTCATAAAAAGAGAACATGATTATTCGGATAATGTTGCCTTAGCGGGATTTTCGGAAAGTGAAGTAAACACTATTTTTAATCTACTTCAAAGAGTAAGAAAAAATATAAGCGATGAATGGGAATTTGTGAAAAAAGGGAACAAAAGAATTTACTAA
- a CDS encoding amidase: MRARTLKASTRNVIGSYYKWIAAGMIVTLTGCSLASAAPSPSLSSSSKTSEPTSSLVTFQLQEATIAQMQDAMKSGALSSVELTAMYLNRVYAYDSSGIRLNSIPVLNPDVLKEAAQADQQRAQGINTGPLQGIPYTVKDSYKVKGLTVASGSPAFKNLMAKDDAFTVEKIRKSGGVLIGKTNMPPMAAGGMQRGVYGRAESPYNPDYLAAAWYSGSSNGSGVSTAANLAAFGMGEETVSSGRSPASNNGLIAYTPSRGLISIRGNWPLFPIRDVVVPHTRTVEDMLRLLDVIVVEDKITKGDFWREQKAVRLPSVNSVRPNSYLELRDTQALKGKRIGVPKIYIGKDSETTTPIKFRPSIQALWEKAVKDLTALGAEVVEVDFPLQVNSEKDRPTAKTPEERGLMPAKWAEKEFGLLNPYVAEEFLKSVGDPNFPSWANIDPATVFPNPPGSVDAKRGRDLGHYDVFIDTIKKGVTPYEQIPQFQEGLRGLENVRKIDFENWMKQNNLDFIVFPANSNIGKADSDVNETSYEEAWENGNYFSNTNFLLREYGIPSVSVSMGAMKDTGMPVNLTMAGAAYSDNDLLRYAYSYEQATKNRPIATRTPALEDETFSYNPQTALPPSKRKETEAPALKLNASLKGDILALKGSVTDQSEIAQLKVYVNGMRVAITEDKANWSATLPTAIYKQSGASQADTLHILLLAKDIYGNTSAQIKSVTLPQ, translated from the coding sequence ATGCGCGCACGAACGTTAAAAGCGAGTACAAGGAATGTAATCGGTAGCTATTACAAATGGATCGCAGCTGGTATGATTGTAACTCTCACGGGATGCTCGCTTGCATCCGCCGCTCCTTCACCCTCACTCTCATCCTCAAGTAAAACTAGTGAACCTACCTCCTCCCTGGTTACATTTCAGTTGCAAGAGGCTACGATTGCTCAGATGCAGGACGCGATGAAGTCAGGAGCACTATCGAGTGTCGAGCTCACAGCCATGTACCTTAACCGGGTATATGCCTATGATTCTAGTGGCATTCGGCTGAATTCCATCCCTGTTCTGAATCCTGACGTACTAAAAGAAGCCGCTCAGGCTGATCAGCAAAGGGCTCAGGGGATTAATACCGGGCCTCTGCAAGGCATCCCCTACACGGTTAAAGACAGTTACAAGGTTAAGGGACTCACTGTTGCTTCTGGATCTCCGGCTTTCAAAAACCTGATGGCAAAAGATGATGCCTTTACAGTAGAGAAGATACGCAAATCCGGTGGGGTGCTCATTGGCAAAACCAATATGCCGCCAATGGCAGCTGGTGGAATGCAAAGAGGCGTTTATGGTCGTGCCGAAAGTCCGTACAATCCAGATTATTTGGCTGCAGCCTGGTACTCTGGCTCCTCTAACGGATCTGGCGTGTCAACAGCCGCCAACCTCGCTGCCTTCGGTATGGGGGAAGAAACGGTATCCTCTGGAAGATCACCAGCATCGAACAATGGTTTAATTGCCTACACCCCATCGCGGGGCCTAATCTCCATTCGGGGGAATTGGCCGCTCTTCCCTATACGGGATGTCGTCGTCCCACATACGAGGACTGTCGAGGACATGCTCCGCTTGCTTGACGTGATCGTTGTAGAGGACAAAATCACCAAGGGCGATTTTTGGCGAGAACAGAAAGCCGTTCGGCTCCCTTCTGTCAACAGTGTCCGTCCCAATTCCTATCTGGAGTTGCGAGATACGCAGGCTTTGAAAGGCAAACGCATCGGTGTTCCGAAAATCTATATCGGTAAGGACTCTGAAACCACAACTCCGATTAAATTCAGACCTTCAATACAGGCATTATGGGAAAAAGCTGTAAAGGATTTAACTGCTCTTGGAGCTGAAGTTGTGGAAGTTGACTTCCCCTTGCAAGTGAACAGCGAGAAGGACCGACCAACAGCGAAAACACCTGAAGAACGCGGTTTGATGCCGGCAAAGTGGGCTGAAAAGGAATTCGGACTGCTTAATCCTTATGTAGCCGAGGAATTCCTTAAAAGTGTGGGCGATCCGAATTTCCCGTCATGGGCTAATATCGACCCTGCAACCGTCTTTCCAAATCCGCCCGGTTCAGTTGATGCCAAACGTGGCAGAGACCTTGGTCACTATGACGTATTCATTGACACCATAAAGAAAGGCGTCACCCCTTACGAACAAATTCCTCAGTTTCAAGAAGGGCTGCGGGGGCTTGAAAATGTACGAAAAATTGATTTTGAAAATTGGATGAAGCAAAATAACCTTGATTTTATAGTTTTCCCGGCCAATTCGAATATCGGCAAAGCGGACTCCGATGTAAATGAAACATCCTATGAGGAGGCTTGGGAGAATGGCAACTATTTCTCCAATACGAATTTCCTTCTACGCGAGTACGGAATCCCGAGTGTGTCTGTGAGTATGGGTGCTATGAAAGATACCGGTATGCCCGTCAACCTGACGATGGCAGGTGCCGCATATAGCGATAACGACCTGCTTCGATACGCTTATTCCTATGAGCAAGCAACCAAAAACCGTCCTATTGCAACACGCACGCCAGCGCTTGAGGATGAAACCTTTTCCTATAACCCACAAACTGCTCTCCCACCCTCTAAACGCAAGGAAACAGAAGCTCCAGCACTTAAGTTGAATGCTTCGCTCAAGGGCGATATTCTCGCTTTGAAAGGTTCAGTCACAGATCAAAGTGAAATCGCTCAGCTCAAAGTTTATGTCAATGGCATGCGTGTCGCTATTACAGAAGATAAAGCTAATTGGTCAGCAACACTTCCAACTGCTATATACAAACAGAGTGGTGCCTCCCAAGCCGATACACTGCATATTCTTTTGCTGGCGAAGGATATTTACGGAAATACCTCTGCTCAAATCAAATCTGTCACATTACCCCAATGA
- a CDS encoding dihydrodipicolinate synthase family protein, which translates to MFHGLSAFPLTPVNETGIDEKAFVTLIQRLVAAGVDSIGTLGSTGNYAYLNREERLRVLQLAVHSAEGIPVMTSISAIRTLEVLRLAEDAQRAGASAVLLAPISYQALTNEEVFSLYEQVTSSLSIPLCVYDNPGTSHFHFSDELHGRISELPNVGSIKIPGVPTDPEAAKTRIKKLRGSIPPHVTIGVSGDSFAVTGLNAGCEAWFSVLGGLFPQACLNMTRLAQDGFADEAERLSALLEPIWTLFHQYGSLRVVSAAAEISGLITSPSLPLPLQPLNPSAREYLKLILNNLQE; encoded by the coding sequence ATGTTCCACGGATTATCTGCTTTTCCACTCACACCGGTTAATGAGACAGGCATTGACGAAAAAGCATTTGTGACGCTGATTCAACGATTAGTTGCAGCTGGTGTAGACTCAATTGGTACATTAGGATCAACTGGAAATTATGCATATCTTAATCGAGAAGAACGTTTACGTGTTCTTCAACTTGCTGTCCACTCAGCCGAGGGGATTCCCGTGATGACAAGTATAAGTGCGATTCGTACCTTAGAAGTACTTCGATTAGCGGAAGATGCACAAAGAGCAGGAGCAAGTGCAGTGCTGCTAGCCCCCATCTCCTATCAAGCACTAACGAATGAAGAAGTATTTTCACTTTATGAACAGGTAACCAGTTCACTCTCCATTCCACTTTGTGTCTATGATAATCCGGGTACCTCCCATTTTCATTTCAGTGATGAATTGCACGGACGAATTTCTGAGTTACCTAATGTTGGTTCGATTAAGATTCCCGGAGTACCTACTGATCCCGAAGCAGCCAAGACACGCATCAAAAAACTACGAGGGTCGATTCCTCCCCATGTAACTATAGGAGTAAGTGGAGATTCATTTGCAGTCACTGGCTTGAATGCAGGTTGTGAAGCATGGTTCTCAGTTCTTGGCGGATTGTTCCCACAAGCGTGTCTAAATATGACCCGATTGGCGCAGGACGGTTTTGCTGACGAAGCAGAACGACTCTCGGCACTACTTGAACCTATTTGGACGTTATTTCATCAATATGGTAGCCTTCGTGTTGTTTCAGCAGCAGCAGAAATAAGTGGCTTGATCACAAGTCCCAGTCTTCCTTTGCCCTTACAACCATTGAATCCATCAGCTAGAGAATACTTGAAACTCATATTAAACAATCTTCAGGAATGA
- a CDS encoding glycosyl hydrolase 115 family protein, protein MKSHQGTQNEFELLKRNHTVPVFVSETENSAVHFAFCNLMRDIDWVCGCKLLRAKEMDQSSIVIGTITDNEPLLAYLQEKGVSLKKLALEDGSYRWEAFLQEVIDGVLYIIGTDRRGTIFGIYDLCEAMGVSPWYYWADVPVKTYDVLCLPLDYSKVDWPAVQYRGIFLNDEEELDDWAKIHTQDGTIGPAAYQSIFELLLRLKANFIWPAMHVNYFNENPENGALAEKMGIVVGTSHCDMLLRSNQNEWEPWLAAKGYDDASYDYSIEGRNREILQEYWRESVEKNKNYEVCYTVGMRGIHDSGFYTQAIDEDNSMTKEERAEAKCSLLGKVIQDQKQILKDVIGESKKNASLQTFIPYKEVLELYDRGLDIPEGVTLIWANDNFGHMRRYPNEKERQRSGGNGLYYHNSYWAAPGTGMSYLFINSIPLAHTENELKKSYESGIRKLWILNVGGLKPLEQDMEFFLRSGWEAGKEEGMTKNASQFVESWINANFSGNHGPEVAELYETFAQVTNVRKIEHMQSNVFSQTVLGDEAGRRLMRLEDIFRRGNAIMYSLPVQERAAFFQMFLMKIHASYYTNHEFYFADRSTLSYERGNMQAADRYVELSIKMADYKRRMLHFYNAKMSEGKWNGILTPESFPPPPTALYPARKPALKIAQGGMRIDLWNEETTLRFSIHGQKQKWFEIGNQGNGTIPFTIEVMEGEDWIILSESEGLIQTEKRILVSIIDPHQHAGKTGQLTVRNHKDMTSVPIKVQVEEGVNVPETFYGHIEADGYVSIPAASYDHNVPGADSTDKSGWVVIPGMGRYEGAAMMAWNGELRPLGGELKNHPYLGYDIFLKEAGQFTLEIHRFLTLNSTGNIRFGIGVDDIAPILVESETRDEWLGTWQESVFNNGEKIRVELPYLASGIHALRIYMVDPYVTINKLVIYTNEQKTCNLGPIASQHHHKLVTDHGLESPTVNWNEVEQLCNQFYETGEHEVPLPVVLYATRDFYATIDEIFLKCFDVPQTTLGDKRYVDICDADGTKDVIKEFGAGMFIESNSIVAIEAEYALEDSENAYLTSSKDGNAIDWSHVQAETNGRTGFAMHVSEPGRQWENPEIAPAMHYKINITNSGNYHIWILVRHHNGQSDSCYLSLDGVVRPLSEQLGQGTLHTYNTAQVYYWCLLSDLELTRGDHLFSILARKSQLRVDRIYMTQGNELPPVDALWTDSIRKQP, encoded by the coding sequence TTGAAATCACACCAAGGAACCCAGAATGAATTTGAACTGTTGAAAAGAAATCACACGGTGCCTGTTTTTGTTTCCGAAACGGAAAACAGCGCGGTGCATTTTGCCTTTTGCAATCTTATGCGAGATATTGATTGGGTTTGCGGTTGTAAGCTATTGCGAGCAAAAGAAATGGATCAAAGCAGCATCGTGATCGGCACGATCACAGACAATGAGCCGTTACTCGCTTATCTGCAAGAAAAAGGAGTATCGCTGAAAAAACTAGCGCTGGAGGATGGCTCATATCGGTGGGAAGCGTTTCTTCAGGAAGTCATTGACGGTGTCTTATATATCATAGGAACCGACAGGCGCGGTACCATCTTCGGAATCTATGACTTGTGCGAGGCAATGGGTGTGTCTCCGTGGTATTACTGGGCGGATGTACCGGTGAAAACCTACGATGTACTTTGTCTGCCTTTGGACTACTCCAAAGTAGATTGGCCAGCGGTTCAGTACCGGGGAATTTTCCTGAATGATGAGGAAGAGCTTGATGACTGGGCCAAGATTCATACGCAAGATGGCACCATCGGGCCTGCCGCGTATCAATCTATTTTCGAACTTTTACTTCGACTGAAGGCCAATTTCATCTGGCCTGCCATGCATGTGAATTATTTTAATGAGAATCCCGAAAATGGAGCACTCGCTGAAAAAATGGGGATTGTTGTAGGCACGTCGCATTGCGATATGTTGCTTCGCAGCAACCAGAATGAATGGGAGCCATGGCTTGCAGCCAAGGGTTATGACGACGCCTCATACGATTATTCCATCGAAGGCCGAAATCGCGAGATTCTACAGGAGTATTGGCGGGAAAGTGTCGAGAAGAATAAAAATTACGAAGTGTGTTATACGGTTGGCATGCGTGGAATCCATGATTCGGGATTTTATACGCAGGCCATTGATGAGGACAATTCCATGACTAAGGAAGAACGGGCAGAAGCCAAGTGTTCTCTGCTAGGAAAGGTCATACAAGATCAAAAGCAAATTCTCAAGGACGTGATCGGCGAATCAAAAAAAAATGCTTCATTACAGACATTTATCCCGTACAAAGAAGTACTAGAGCTATATGACCGAGGTCTTGATATACCTGAAGGTGTGACTCTCATTTGGGCAAACGATAACTTTGGGCATATGCGCCGATACCCGAATGAGAAGGAACGTCAACGCAGTGGAGGCAACGGTTTGTATTATCACAACTCTTACTGGGCAGCTCCAGGAACGGGGATGAGCTATCTCTTTATCAATTCAATTCCATTGGCCCATACAGAAAATGAATTGAAAAAATCGTATGAATCGGGAATTCGAAAATTGTGGATTCTGAATGTTGGCGGGTTGAAGCCCCTTGAACAGGATATGGAATTCTTTTTGCGATCTGGCTGGGAAGCCGGCAAAGAGGAAGGAATGACCAAGAATGCATCCCAATTCGTTGAATCTTGGATAAACGCCAATTTTTCCGGCAACCACGGACCTGAAGTTGCGGAATTATATGAGACATTTGCACAGGTCACTAACGTACGAAAGATCGAACATATGCAATCCAATGTGTTTTCACAAACTGTATTAGGTGATGAAGCAGGGCGTAGATTAATGCGGCTGGAGGATATTTTTCGTCGAGGCAATGCCATAATGTACAGCCTTCCGGTCCAGGAGCGGGCTGCATTTTTCCAGATGTTTCTCATGAAAATTCACGCGTCATATTATACCAACCATGAGTTTTATTTTGCCGACAGAAGCACGCTTTCTTACGAGCGCGGAAACATGCAGGCTGCTGACCGATATGTGGAGCTTTCGATAAAAATGGCGGACTACAAGCGAAGAATGCTTCATTTCTATAATGCAAAAATGAGTGAAGGCAAGTGGAATGGAATCCTCACACCGGAAAGCTTTCCACCACCGCCTACCGCCTTGTATCCTGCGCGAAAGCCCGCATTGAAAATTGCTCAGGGTGGCATGAGAATCGACCTTTGGAATGAAGAAACCACACTGCGCTTTTCCATCCATGGTCAAAAACAAAAATGGTTTGAGATTGGAAACCAGGGGAACGGGACTATTCCATTCACGATTGAGGTAATGGAAGGCGAAGATTGGATCATTCTTTCCGAAAGTGAAGGATTGATCCAAACGGAGAAAAGAATTCTTGTCTCGATCATTGATCCGCATCAGCATGCTGGAAAGACTGGACAACTGACCGTCCGAAACCATAAAGATATGACTTCTGTTCCAATAAAGGTGCAAGTTGAGGAAGGTGTAAATGTTCCTGAAACGTTTTACGGACATATAGAGGCAGACGGGTATGTGTCTATCCCAGCAGCCTCCTACGACCATAATGTTCCCGGTGCAGATTCGACAGATAAGTCTGGTTGGGTAGTCATACCGGGGATGGGAAGATATGAAGGAGCCGCGATGATGGCCTGGAACGGTGAACTACGACCCCTTGGAGGAGAGCTTAAGAATCATCCATATTTAGGATACGATATTTTTTTGAAAGAGGCTGGGCAGTTTACCTTAGAGATTCACCGTTTTCTTACTTTAAATTCGACAGGCAACATTCGTTTCGGTATCGGAGTCGATGATATAGCACCTATTCTGGTAGAATCAGAGACTCGTGACGAGTGGCTGGGCACCTGGCAGGAATCCGTTTTTAATAACGGTGAGAAGATAAGAGTGGAGCTGCCCTACCTAGCTTCCGGTATACATGCCTTAAGAATTTATATGGTAGATCCTTATGTCACGATTAACAAGTTAGTGATATATACGAATGAGCAAAAAACGTGCAATTTAGGACCGATTGCCAGTCAGCATCATCATAAGTTGGTTACCGATCACGGTCTGGAAAGTCCTACTGTGAATTGGAATGAAGTCGAACAATTATGTAATCAATTTTACGAAACTGGAGAGCATGAAGTACCTCTCCCCGTCGTTCTTTATGCCACAAGAGATTTTTACGCTACCATCGATGAGATCTTCTTGAAATGTTTTGATGTTCCGCAGACCACGTTGGGGGACAAACGCTATGTGGACATCTGTGATGCTGACGGTACAAAGGATGTTATAAAAGAATTTGGTGCGGGTATGTTTATCGAATCAAACAGCATCGTTGCGATCGAAGCCGAATATGCGTTGGAAGACTCTGAAAATGCGTATCTCACGTCCAGTAAAGACGGTAATGCTATTGATTGGAGCCACGTACAGGCCGAAACCAATGGAAGAACAGGTTTCGCCATGCATGTCTCTGAGCCTGGAAGGCAGTGGGAGAACCCGGAGATTGCTCCAGCGATGCATTACAAAATAAACATCACGAATTCAGGTAATTACCATATTTGGATTTTGGTTCGACATCATAACGGTCAATCCGATTCATGCTACTTATCGCTGGACGGCGTAGTGAGACCTTTATCCGAACAACTGGGCCAGGGCACACTGCATACGTATAACACCGCTCAAGTGTACTATTGGTGTTTACTGTCGGATTTGGAATTGACTCGTGGTGATCATCTGTTTTCGATCTTAGCTCGAAAGTCGCAACTCAGAGTCGACCGGATATATATGACACAAGGGAACGAATTACCGCCTGTGGATGCACTCTGGACGGATTCGATAAGAAAACAGCCCTAA